A region from the Papaver somniferum cultivar HN1 unplaced genomic scaffold, ASM357369v1 unplaced-scaffold_22, whole genome shotgun sequence genome encodes:
- the LOC113340527 gene encoding uncharacterized protein LOC113340527 — MSITPPSKQWMDAPRHSAQFLEGIKSFIRFAKDTGGADKLYLCPCSKCKLFSAKKQFSLEEIHLHLQKYGIHKPYRIWIHHGEQLRPNVVNVNPAPNLSSNNVVHCEDSGRRLVDMFSDLQRRIDLDNDMEECSNDVNQESGANVEGDQGADINYKKRIEDSIQPLYPSCDGQHTKLSATIELLSMKARHNCSDGFLTELLQFMKTILPAGNTLPATANKAKAMIEPFRLKYEIIHACPNDCILYRKEYADMDEFPNCKASRWKPVDTKKPHAKRVPMKKLRYFSVAERLQRMFSIPWIAELLNCHGNIEESSTHMRHPVESPFWKFIDSKWPEFSAEKRNVRLGLPTDGFNPFGMNYPHSCWPVMLVPLNLPPSHCMAKEFRMLILLIPGPTEPGHNIDVYLQPLVDELKELWSVGKLTYDAHTKSNFTLKAILMWCVHDFPAYGHVSGCRTSGIFGCPVCGEKTYAIRLKNGRKFSYMGHRRFLPADHPFRNAKAKFDGTEEHGDAPSRLTGAQLLTKMNSV, encoded by the coding sequence ATGTCTATTACACCTCCAAGCAAACAATGGATGGATGCTCCACGACATTCAGCTCAATTTTTGGAAGGAATTAAATCCTTTATTAGGTTCGCAAAAGATACTGGAGGGGCAGATAAATTATACCTCTGTCCATGCTCGAAATGTAAGCTCTTTTCAGCAAAAAAACAATTTTCTCTCGAGGAAATACATTTGCATTTGCAAAAATATGGTATCCATAAGCCATACAGAATTTGGATACATCACGGAGAACAGCTGCGTCCAAATGTTGTCAATGTTAATCCAGCTCCTAATTTATCTTCTAATAATGTTGTTCATTGTGAAGATTCTGGTCGGAGACTGGTCGACATGTTCAGTGACCTACAGCGACGTATTGACCTCGATAATGATATGGAAGAGTGTtccaatgatgttaatcaagagaGTGGTGCTAATGTTGAAGGTGATCAAGGTGCTGATATAAATTACAAGAAGAGGATTGAAGATTCGATACAACCCCTATATCCTTCTTGTGATGGGCAACATACGAAGTTGTCTGCAACAATTGAATTGCTAAGTATGAAAGCAAGACATAATTGTTCTGATGGATTCTTGACTGAATTGTTGCAATTTATGAAGACGATTCTACCTGCTGGGAATACATTACCGGCAACAGCCAATAAAGCGAAGGCTATGATTGAACCTTTTCGATTGAAGTATGAAATTATACATGCTTGCCCGAATGATTGCATTCTTTACCGGAAGGAATATGCTGACATGGATGAATTTCCTAATTGTAAAGCAAGTAGATGGAAACCGGTTGATACGAAGAAACCACATGCCAAAAGAGTGCCAATGAAAAAACTAAGATATTTCTCAGTTGCTGAAAGGTTGCAGCGCATGTTTAGTATACCATGGATAGCAGAGCTGTTGAATTGCCATGGTAATATAGAGGAAAGCAGCACACACATGCGGCATCCCGTGGAATCTCCTTTTTGGAAGTTTATAGATAGCAAGTGGCCTGAGTTTTCTGCAGAGAAGAGAAATGTGCGTTTAGGACTGCCAACCGATGGATTTAACCCTTTTGGAATGAACTATCCCCATAGTTGTTGGCCCGTTATGCTTGTACCGTTAAACCTGCCCCCATCACACTGCATGGCTAAAGAATTTAGAATGTTGATACTACTGATTCCTGGTCCAACTGAACCAGGCCATAACATCGATGTTTATTTGCAGCCGTTAGTCGACGAGTTGAAAGAGTTATGGTCTGTTGGAAAGTTGACATATGATGCTCATACAAAGAGTAACTTTACGTTGAAAGCAATCTTAATGTGGTGTGTGCATGACTTTCCGGCCTATGGACATGTTTCTGGTTGTAGAACATCGGGAATATTTGGTTGTCCTGTATGTGGTGAAAAGACATATGCAATCCGGCTAAAGAATGGACGTAAATTCAGCTACATGGGTCATAGAAGATTCTTACCAGCTGACCATCCCTTCAGAAATGCAAAAGCAAAATTTGATGGAACCGAAGAACATGGAGATGCTCCATCCCGTTTGACCGGAGCCCAATTGTTGACGAAGATGAATAGTGTGTAA